TTCACTCCGTCTGTTACTTCATCAAGGGTCACGTCTTTACTACTTAATACCAACTTGCGAATCACGATATCTCCATCACTCTGCATCATTAATTTAACAGTCTGACCAGATACATACTTCTTGAATAGCTCGTTAATATCAACCACGGAGGTTACCGTATGTCCATCGATACTATAAAGCACATCACCCTCTTGTATTCCTGCTTTTACAGCTTCCGATGATTGTACCTTCGTAATCGTTAAAGGATCGTCCGTAGGTAGGCCTACAATAGCTGACCAGCTTTCTTCGAGTTCCAGCCCGAGACTTGGTCGACTCACTTCTCCAGATTGTAACAAGTTACTCGTAATGTATTGAACAGTCTCTGATGGGATGGAAAAACCCATATTCTCAACACCAACCGCAGCAAATTTCATAGAATTGATTCCGAGCACCTCACCCTTCATATTGACAAGGGGTCCCCCACTATTACCAGGATTGATAGCCGTATCCGTCTGAATCAATCGGTATGAAGCATTCAACGCACGATTCAGCCCACTCACGACACCAACTGATGCAGAATTCCGCAGTGAGAATGAGATCGGCGTTCCAATGGCTATTACCTTCTCCCCAACCTGCGTATCTTTAGCTGATTTGGCGAACTTAGCTACTTTAAGCGATTTGGCATTGATTTTGATTAGAGCAATATCACTGGTCACATCCACACGAGTATCTGTTATTCTGTAGGTATCTCCCTCCGAGGTCACTACCACAGCGTTGGACAGACCTTCAATCACATGAGCGTTGGTTACAATCCAACCATTTGACTTAATAATAACACCTGTACCATGCGTTAAATTATATCGATCCACACTATCATTCTGACTACTACCTGTGGCTTTTCCTATAATACCCACGACGGATGGTGATATATTTTTTACAATTTGAGGTACTGGATCAACGATATTCGTCTCCGTACTTTTAACTGTTGTGATCGCCTTATTCACTTTAGATTTCGCCTCTACAGCGGATGCCCCGCTCGTTAGCATTAGGCCACACAATAGCACAACGACACTTTTCTTCCCCACCTTACTCATTTCTCCTCACCCCAACCTCTCTATGTACTCCTCAAAATTAATAGGCTATATATCTATCTCTTACTCTTAGTTATATGAGGATTAATCCAAATGTATCACATCCACGTAGACTCGGGCAATTGCTGAAAGCCCTATATTTATTAAATAATCGAGGTAACCTATTCCATTTCATACAGTAGAAAGTAATGCTTTCAATCTATCCCTTCTGAAATATTTCATTTGAATTATTTTTCAGTTTTTCAGTATGACAAAAAAGACCCCTTTAACTGCTACCCCGCAGAAAGGTGTCTTTATATGTATCCCTTATTCCTTGATGAACGCTTATTCTAGCTTAGCCAACCTAATATCATTGCGTAATCCGAGTACAGAAATACCAATAGACTAACGACAGTGAATCCAATCGCGAATTTGTTCTTGATAGGTTCTCCTAATAAACGAATCAATCCAATCAAAATAAGCACCGTAAACGCAATCATAAAAATATCAAACGTATTAAAGTTGGATGGAGCTTCTGCAGCAGCTTCTGCCAAAAACATAAATTAAACCTCCCTCTAAATAACCTTACGTGATATTACTCATCTATATATATGTTATCCTCGACTAGAGTCTTATGCAAGCATTTCTGTACTAAAAAAACAAATTTGTCGCAAAAAATTCTTTTGAATCACTTGAAATCGGGGTACAGAGGTGATTTTTATCATTGATTCAGGTAATTCTAGTCATTCATTACGGTTCAACACTAAAATCGGTGCTAGAAAATATATCGAGTTAATAAATGACCGCTACGCGGATGGATTGTCCAACCGAATCGCTGTTGCCCCCAAATTTTCTTGAATATACCGCTTTGCGGTTAAAATTCAGGGACAAAGCGTATGCTTTCGAAGTAGCTTTTCAAGCAGAAAAACCGACTTCACCGTCCCTAGCAAGCTGGACAGTGAAGTCGGTTCTACTTTGCTCCTCTAGCTATGCACTTCAAGTGCCTGACTACGAGCTGTATC
The nucleotide sequence above comes from Paenibacillus sp. IHBB 10380. Encoded proteins:
- a CDS encoding S1C family serine protease, whose protein sequence is MSKVGKKSVVVLLCGLMLTSGASAVEAKSKVNKAITTVKSTETNIVDPVPQIVKNISPSVVGIIGKATGSSQNDSVDRYNLTHGTGVIIKSNGWIVTNAHVIEGLSNAVVVTSEGDTYRITDTRVDVTSDIALIKINAKSLKVAKFAKSAKDTQVGEKVIAIGTPISFSLRNSASVGVVSGLNRALNASYRLIQTDTAINPGNSGGPLVNMKGEVLGINSMKFAAVGVENMGFSIPSETVQYITSNLLQSGEVSRPSLGLELEESWSAIVGLPTDDPLTITKVQSSEAVKAGIQEGDVLYSIDGHTVTSVVDINELFKKYVSGQTVKLMMQSDGDIVIRKLVLSSKDVTLDEVTDGVKI